In Vibrio marisflavi CECT 7928, the following are encoded in one genomic region:
- a CDS encoding DUF3549 family protein translates to MNNIHTLSDLLKNSGCQYLIFDLGRRIQPIDSSAFNHIEQGQQAYPYPVQRKAHLAIAYWNESRQPWIWFLKFELDERGLLKQADIGNFIKYVVEAMGTHLSQEMSEEQQEKLSNNPYTFKPAEDKMAVFHSKIRANLELETSQYYSHAQDYFAGKLGWEKWQTVGLQGITDVCARMNEQQNSVHLIRALKQLPNEPLYALLGTLEHCDLPDRLAEPLSDMAMKQINSSEPDLFLLSALTRALTSANHAFSLPVLQAILNSPLLSHQEILIGIAGRCWHLLADTKLAEQFLIRLAETNNQALFNQLFADLVMLPELRVILLPLLHSSPTEELARALENLQQAARKH, encoded by the coding sequence ATGAACAACATTCACACCCTCAGTGATCTTCTTAAAAATAGTGGTTGCCAGTATCTAATCTTTGATCTTGGACGTCGCATACAACCTATAGACAGCTCAGCTTTCAATCATATTGAGCAAGGGCAACAAGCTTATCCTTATCCGGTACAACGCAAAGCACATCTTGCGATTGCTTATTGGAACGAAAGCCGTCAGCCTTGGATATGGTTTTTGAAATTTGAGTTGGATGAGAGAGGGTTATTAAAGCAGGCAGATATTGGCAACTTTATTAAGTATGTCGTTGAAGCTATGGGGACACACTTAAGTCAGGAAATGTCTGAAGAGCAGCAAGAGAAGCTCTCTAACAACCCATATACCTTTAAACCCGCTGAAGACAAAATGGCTGTGTTCCACAGTAAGATTCGAGCAAACCTTGAGCTAGAAACCAGCCAATACTACTCACATGCTCAAGATTACTTCGCTGGAAAGTTGGGATGGGAAAAATGGCAAACTGTCGGATTGCAAGGAATCACCGATGTTTGTGCTAGGATGAATGAACAGCAAAATAGCGTTCACCTCATCCGTGCTTTAAAGCAACTACCAAACGAACCACTTTATGCTTTGTTAGGTACGCTTGAACATTGCGATCTACCAGACAGGCTAGCTGAGCCACTGTCTGATATGGCAATGAAACAAATTAACTCTTCAGAACCAGATTTGTTTTTGCTATCAGCTTTAACGCGTGCGTTAACCAGTGCTAATCACGCTTTTTCGTTGCCAGTTTTGCAAGCGATTCTAAATAGTCCCCTACTGAGCCATCAGGAAATCTTAATTGGTATTGCAGGCCGCTGCTGGCACCTACTTGCAGACACAAAATTAGCAGAGCAATTTCTTATCCGCTTGGCCGAAACAAACAACCAAGCACTGTTCAACCAGTTGTTTGCTGACCTTGTGATGTTACCAGAGCTAAGAGTGATCCTATTGCCGCTACTGCATTCATCACCTACAGAAGAACTGGCGA
- a CDS encoding YqcC family protein yields the protein MTHTESMKQLLERLESELNENQLWQTEAPLSHKLESQQPFAVDTLEPHEWLQWIFIAKIRQLISNKQPLPKGYAIAGYFEQTWNEQAHLKPLLELLNEIDEVNQSC from the coding sequence ATGACACACACCGAATCAATGAAGCAGCTGCTAGAAAGGCTTGAAAGCGAGCTTAATGAAAATCAGCTATGGCAAACTGAAGCGCCTCTTTCACACAAGCTAGAAAGTCAACAGCCCTTCGCTGTTGATACTTTGGAACCACACGAATGGTTGCAATGGATCTTTATCGCTAAAATTCGCCAGCTAATAAGCAACAAACAGCCTCTGCCAAAAGGGTATGCGATTGCTGGCTACTTTGAGCAAACATGGAACGAGCAAGCGCATCTGAAACCATTGCTTGAGTTGCTGAACGAGATCGATGAGGTTAACCAGTCATGTTAG
- the truC gene encoding tRNA pseudouridine(65) synthase TruC: protein MLEIIYQDDYLVAVNKPAGMLVHRSWLDKHETVFVMQTLRDQIGQHVFPLHRLDRPTSGVLVFALSSEVASQVMPMFAEHNMEKTYHAIVRGWIEQEEVLDYALKVELDKIADKFASEEKEAQEAITAYKPLAKVELPYSTGKFPTSRYCLMELKPKTGRKHQLRRHMHHLSHPIIGDTTHGDGKHNRLFRDKYAANRLMLHASRLEFTHPITNENLVLKASLDQTWLHLLEEFGWDIVE, encoded by the coding sequence ATGTTAGAAATTATCTATCAAGATGACTACTTAGTAGCGGTCAATAAGCCTGCGGGCATGCTTGTACACAGAAGCTGGCTAGATAAACATGAAACGGTCTTCGTGATGCAGACTTTGCGTGATCAGATAGGTCAGCATGTCTTTCCTCTACATAGGTTAGATAGGCCAACATCGGGTGTGTTAGTGTTTGCTCTTTCATCCGAAGTAGCTTCGCAAGTGATGCCTATGTTTGCAGAACACAACATGGAGAAGACTTACCATGCGATAGTTCGAGGTTGGATAGAGCAAGAGGAAGTCTTGGACTATGCGCTCAAAGTTGAGCTCGACAAAATCGCCGATAAATTTGCTAGTGAAGAAAAAGAAGCGCAAGAAGCGATCACGGCGTATAAACCTTTAGCAAAAGTCGAGCTGCCATATTCAACTGGTAAGTTTCCAACCAGTCGATACTGTTTGATGGAGCTTAAACCTAAAACAGGTCGTAAACATCAGCTTCGCCGACATATGCACCACTTGAGCCATCCGATTATTGGCGATACGACACATGGTGATGGTAAACACAATCGTTTATTCCGAGATAAGTATGCTGCCAATCGATTGATGTTGCATGCATCTCGACTTGAATTTACTCACCCAATAACAAATGAGAATTTAGTTCTAAAAGCAAGTTTGGATCAGACTTGGCTGCATTTACTGGAAGAATTTGGCTGGGATATTGTTGAATAG